The window CCGCACGACAGGCTTGCAATCCGAAGAAGAGGTCATCGCAGCCGCCGACAGGCAGATGTACCTGCAAAAGAAGGCGTCACGGGAAGGGAGATAATAAAAAGACCTGGAACAAAGTCCAGGTCTTTTTGCAAATTTATAGGAAGGCTCGTGAGCAATTCAGGTTTTATCTAAATCAGCCTTAATTGCCAAAACATCAGCTTCAGAAAGCTCTGTGAACTCCGTAATTTCTTCGATGGGCTTGTGTTTCAACAGCATTTTCTTCGCAATTTCGCGACTTCTTTGATCACGACCTTGCTGCAAGCCTGTATCAACCGATGCCTTATGAATTGCGTATTCATCCCACTTGGCTTTCTGTGCTTCGTCAATCATTTTCTGTTCCTCTTTCGATAATTTAGCCAATTTCGCTGTTGAAAACAAGAGCTCGAACACCGTGTTTGCATACTGCTTGGGCATCTGCGTCATGTTTTTCATGTTCTTAAGAGCATAAAGCGCCTTGTCAAGCATCGTTTCAAGTTCGTCCAAAGGCTTATTGAACTTCGGAAGCTCCACAAAAGCAAAGCTGAGAGTATCGCTGATGCAAGATCCATTGATTTCGCGAAGCTTTGCACGGCGGATGTAGCGATCATCGGCAAACACATTAAATTCCATAAAAACAACTGTAACAACAGGATTCAATTCGTAATTGTACTTTTTGCCGCGTCGCCCCTGAGCAATGATTGTTTGCGAAGCATAATATATTGAACGGTTAACTATGTTTTCCTGAAAAAGAATCTGCACTTCAATGATGAACCTACGCTGGGCAGAATCAATACAGTGCAAGTCGAATACCGAAGTACGATTTTCATTCGAACCGTCGCTGTATTCCTTGTTACGAGACTGCACATCGACAATCGGTGACGCTATTTCGCCTTCAAGTACGGCGTTCAAAAGCGCAATCAAACATACTTTGTTCTGCGAGTCAGGATTGAAAGCCTTCTTGAAAGTCCTATCGAGAAGAAGATCCGCGAAAACACCTGCCCCTTTGTATTCTTCAAAAGTCTTTGCTTCGCCAATCATTTCACCATGGCCATTTTTTGTTTCGGTCTCAATATTATTTCCCATATTTTTCCAGTGTTAAAACACCCGATAATGTCGGGTTCATAGACAGAAAAACGCTCCCCGTCCTTTATATTAACACGTTTTAGAAGCCCATTTGGCCTAATAATTCTCAAAGATTTTTTTAATTTTACAATAGATAAAATTCATCGCGAAATGCCACACTTTTTCACAAGCTTTTCTTTAAACTCTTTATCTTCCATGGCATCCAGCAAATCAAGGATATCTTCTTTTTCGGCGTATTTTCCGTTCCATCCGATTTCACAGGATTCGTCAATGTGAAAAGAGCCCTTGTACTCATCATTCAAAAAGCAATCGGCAAGGAGGAGGTATTTCCCGCTCTTTTCAAAGAAGTCTTCATCCGCAGTCACGGCAGGCAACAACTCAATATCTTTTGTCAGAGATTGAATATCTTTTATATCCAAATCGCGCATTTTAGACATTTTTGTTCCTTCTAAAGAATTATTTTCAGGAACATAAATGCTGCACATATAATCCTTATTATAACTATGAATTTGGGCAGAACGGATTATACTTTCGCAAATAGAAGAATCAACTAGGTCGGGATAATAAATAAACTCAACTATTTCAGGAGGTTGCCAACTTTTTCGCTTTAACGGAGTTCGATCAGACCAAATATAAACTTGTCGCTTTTTAGTTTTTACTCCATCGATAGTTACAACCGTATCAAGCCTTCCCGCCTCGCTAAACTCATTAGGATTTTTTGGAGGCAAAAACGAAATCGGATATGCACCATGATAGTACGTCATTTGAATGAAAGTCATAAGCTTACGCCCTACAGAGTCTTTAATTTCGTAAATACCCAACTCAAAATGAGGAATATTTTCCACAGAATATCCCTTGGGCAACGCTATATGAAATGGCCGCAGAACAAAATAGTCTTTTGTATAAACAGATCCCGACTCCTTTAAACTAGAAACTGGTTCCTCGTTCGTTTTTGAACAAGAAACGCAAAACAAGGTCAAAAGGATTGCAACAAAAACACTTATTAACTTCGGGGATTTCATCGTTGTATAAACTACATAAATAAACATACAGAATGCAAAAAATTTAGCC of the Fibrobacter sp. UWB2 genome contains:
- a CDS encoding Rpn family recombination-promoting nuclease/putative transposase; its protein translation is MGNNIETETKNGHGEMIGEAKTFEEYKGAGVFADLLLDRTFKKAFNPDSQNKVCLIALLNAVLEGEIASPIVDVQSRNKEYSDGSNENRTSVFDLHCIDSAQRRFIIEVQILFQENIVNRSIYYASQTIIAQGRRGKKYNYELNPVVTVVFMEFNVFADDRYIRRAKLREINGSCISDTLSFAFVELPKFNKPLDELETMLDKALYALKNMKNMTQMPKQYANTVFELLFSTAKLAKLSKEEQKMIDEAQKAKWDEYAIHKASVDTGLQQGRDQRSREIAKKMLLKHKPIEEITEFTELSEADVLAIKADLDKT